CCTCGACGGTCCCGGTCGTCGGGTTCGCGTCGATGCGGGTGACGCCCGGCACCGACTCCAACCCCTTCGTCACCTTGTCCGCACAGGAGGCGCAGTCCATCGACGGCACAGAGAGCGTCGCCGTCTCGCTGCCGGATTCGACGGCGTAACCGGCCCGTTCGACGCGGTCGGTGATATCGGCCTCCGAGACGCCGGGGTCGTGGGCGACCGTGAGGGTGCCCGTCGTCGGCTGCGGGTCGATGGCCGAGACGCCATCGAGGGCCGCGACGCTCCCTTCCACCTTCTGGGCACAGGAGGCACAGTCCATCGTCGGCACCGAGAGCGTGGTCTGTTCGGCAGGCGTCTCGTGGGGGCGGTCCGTCTCGTCGCCGTGGTCGTCACCTCCGTGCGCGTGGCTCATTGTCGGAGGGACGAGACAGATACCTATTAATATCGCTGTTAGAATCGGCCCGAAAAGACGCAATTTCTATTATTTGAATCGTACTGAATTAACAACTCGGAGCCGGTGGAGCGAAGGCCACCACCTCGATACGGCGATTTAGATAGCTGGCACCCCTCGTTCGGGTATGGAGGAAACGTGGGACGAGACGCGTGTCCGCGAGCTACACGACGACCTCGTGGACCTGTACGGCCCGGCAGAGCGCGACGGTGAACACGGCAGCGACGCCGAGCCGGGCGAGGGGGTCCGTCAGCTGGTGACGACGATTCTCTCACAGAACGTCGCCGACGAGAACACCCGCCGCGCCGCGGAGAGCCTCTTTTCCACCTACGAGGGGTACGACGCCATCGAGGCCGCGCCCCCCGAGGAGCTGGCGGAGGTGATTCGCGTCGCCGGGCTGCCGGAGACGAAGGCCGACCGCATCCAGCGGGCGCTGTCGGCGGTTCGAGCCGAAACCGGGGGCGCGTACTCGCTCGCCTTCCTCGACGCGATGGAGACCGACGACGCGAAGACGTGGCTCACCGACATCAAGGGAATCGGCCCGAAGACGGCGAGCGTCGTCCTGAACTTCCACTTCGGGAAGCCGACGATGGCCGTCGACACCCACGTCGAGCGCGTCTCCAAGCGGTTCGGGCTGGTCCCGGACTCGGCATCGAACGCGAGAGTCCACGACCTGCTGGACGAGTTAGTGCCGGACGAACTGAAGTATCCGCTTCACGTGTTGCTCATCACCCACGGACGCGAACACTGTACGGCGCGTTCCCCCGACTGTGAGAATCCGGTGTGTACACGCTACTGCACCTGTGCTGGCTGTTGACGACACAACGCCTTTCACTTTCCACGCGAAGAGAAGAGTATGACATTCGACCCGAGCGCGCAGGGACTCGACGCCGACGCCGTCCGACAGCGCGTCGACGACGCCATCGCCGACAACGAAGTCGTCCTGTTCATGAAAGGCTCCGCGATGATGCCACAGTGTGGCTACTCGAAGCGGGCAATCGGCATCCTCCAGCAGTACCGCGACGACGTGGAGACGGTCGATGCGCTCCAGAACCTCGACGCCTTCCGTGCCGCGCTGG
This portion of the Halosegnis longus genome encodes:
- a CDS encoding endonuclease III domain-containing protein codes for the protein MEETWDETRVRELHDDLVDLYGPAERDGEHGSDAEPGEGVRQLVTTILSQNVADENTRRAAESLFSTYEGYDAIEAAPPEELAEVIRVAGLPETKADRIQRALSAVRAETGGAYSLAFLDAMETDDAKTWLTDIKGIGPKTASVVLNFHFGKPTMAVDTHVERVSKRFGLVPDSASNARVHDLLDELVPDELKYPLHVLLITHGREHCTARSPDCENPVCTRYCTCAGC
- a CDS encoding glutaredoxin family protein, with product MTFDPSAQGLDADAVRQRVDDAIADNEVVLFMKGSAMMPQCGYSKRAIGILQQYRDDVETVDALQNLDAFRAALDDHSGWETIPQAFVDGEFIGGSDILAELDERGELAEKLGVDPDEVENDAATDAPF